In Labrus mixtus chromosome 3, fLabMix1.1, whole genome shotgun sequence, a single window of DNA contains:
- the commd2 gene encoding COMM domain-containing protein 2 isoform X1 codes for MLLVLSEDHKEHLSFLPKVDAAVVGEFGRIALEFLRRGTSTRIYEGAARKLCVPVEMVKHGVEGLMFLMTESSKHMISEVDFLDSVLVLGFGEELNQLLVQLYLQHRSQIRSVLSQLPTNVPAYHNLEWRLDVQLASRSVHHQVVPKLTMRLLLTRGCDNSSRVLQTDPSTLLHLIATLEIALAAMKTSHARRILRNIK; via the exons ATGCTGCTTGTTTTGTCTGAAGACCATAAAGAGCACCTCTCCTTCCTGCCGAAGGTGGACGCCGCAG TGGTAGGAGAGTTTGGTCGCATAGCGCTGGAGTTTCTTCGGAGAGGAACCAGCACCAGGATCTACGAGGGAGCAGCCA GGAAGCTGTGTGTTCCTGTGGAAATGGTAAAGCATGGAGTGGAAGGCCTGATGTTTCTGATGACGGAGAGCTCCAAACATATG aTCTCTGAAGTGGATTTCCTGGACTCTGTGTTGGTTTTGGGGTTTGGTGAGGAGCTGAACCAGTTGCTTGTACAG ctctACCTGCAGCACCGCAGCCAGATCCGCAGCGTCCTGAGTCAGCTACCCACCAATGTGCCGGCATATCACAACCTGGAATGGAGACTGGATGtacag TTGGCGAGTCGTTCAGTCCATCACCAGGTTGTTCCCAAACTGACGATGCGTCTGCTCCTAACAAGAGGCTGTGACAACAGCAGCAGAGTTCTCCAGACAGACCCGAGCACCCTCCTGCACCTCATCGCCACACTGGAGATCGCTTTGGCTGCCATGAAAACCAGTCATGCTCGTCGCATATTACGCAACATCAAATAA
- the commd2 gene encoding COMM domain-containing protein 2 isoform X2: MVGEFGRIALEFLRRGTSTRIYEGAARKLCVPVEMVKHGVEGLMFLMTESSKHMISEVDFLDSVLVLGFGEELNQLLVQLYLQHRSQIRSVLSQLPTNVPAYHNLEWRLDVQLASRSVHHQVVPKLTMRLLLTRGCDNSSRVLQTDPSTLLHLIATLEIALAAMKTSHARRILRNIK; the protein is encoded by the exons A TGGTAGGAGAGTTTGGTCGCATAGCGCTGGAGTTTCTTCGGAGAGGAACCAGCACCAGGATCTACGAGGGAGCAGCCA GGAAGCTGTGTGTTCCTGTGGAAATGGTAAAGCATGGAGTGGAAGGCCTGATGTTTCTGATGACGGAGAGCTCCAAACATATG aTCTCTGAAGTGGATTTCCTGGACTCTGTGTTGGTTTTGGGGTTTGGTGAGGAGCTGAACCAGTTGCTTGTACAG ctctACCTGCAGCACCGCAGCCAGATCCGCAGCGTCCTGAGTCAGCTACCCACCAATGTGCCGGCATATCACAACCTGGAATGGAGACTGGATGtacag TTGGCGAGTCGTTCAGTCCATCACCAGGTTGTTCCCAAACTGACGATGCGTCTGCTCCTAACAAGAGGCTGTGACAACAGCAGCAGAGTTCTCCAGACAGACCCGAGCACCCTCCTGCACCTCATCGCCACACTGGAGATCGCTTTGGCTGCCATGAAAACCAGTCATGCTCGTCGCATATTACGCAACATCAAATAA
- the LOC132955493 gene encoding tripartite motif-containing protein 16-like protein, whose protein sequence is MAQKGVQLDRETFSCSICLDLLKDPVAVPCGHSYCMKCIKSHWDTEEEKKIYSCPQCRQVFPARPVLVKNTMLAVLVEELKKTGLQAAPADHCYAGSEDVACDVCTGRKLKACHDTVPAAAERSQKQRELEVSRQNIQQRIQDREKDVKLLQQEVEAINGSADKTVGNSEKIFTELIRLMEKRRSDVKQQVKSQQQTEVSRVRELQEKLEQEITELKRRDAEMKKLSHTQDHNQFLHDYPSLSPLSESTHSSSIKIRPLRYFEDVTAAVSEVRDKLQDVLREKWTNISQTVTEVDILLSGPENMTRAEFLKYSCNITLDPNTANTHLLLSDGNRKVTNMGQQQSYSSHPDRFTSYCQVLSKESLTGRCYWEVERRGGEVDVAVSYKNISRAGSSYECVFGRNDKSWVLDCSNNGYNFWYNKVNTPVSGPQSSRVGVYLDHRAGILSFYNISETMTLLHIVQTTFTQPLHAGLWIYTGSAELCKLK, encoded by the exons atggcaCAGAAAGGAGTTCAGCTGGACCGGGAAACCTTCTCTTGTTCGatctgtctggatctcctgAAGGATCCGGTGGCTGTTCCCTGTGGACACAGTTACTGCATGAAgtgtattaaaagccactgggatacagaggaggagaagaaaatctacagctgccctcagtgcaGACAGGTCTTCCCAGCAAGGCCTGTCCTGGTGAAGAACACCATGTTAGCAGttttagtggaggagctgaagaagactggactccaagctgctcctgctgatcattgctatgctggatctgaagatgtggcctgtgatgtctgcaccgggaggaaactgaaagcct GTCACGACACAGtcccagctgcagcagaaaggagccagaagcagagagagctggaggtgagtcgacaaaacatccagcagagaatccaggacagagagaaagatgtgaagctgctccaacaggaggtggaggctatcaatggctccgctgataaaacagtggggaacagtgagaagatcttcactgagctgatccgtctcatggagaaaagacgctctgatgtgaagcagcaggtcaaatcccagcagcaaactgaagtgagtcgagtcagagagcttcaggagaagctggagcaggagatcactgagctgaagaggagagacgctgagatgaagaagctgtcacacacacaggaccacaaccagtttctacacgactacccctcactgtcaccactcagtgaatctacacactcatccagtatcaagatccgtcctctgaggtACTTTGAGGACGTGACAGcggctgtgtcagaagtcagagataaactacaggacgtcctgagagagaaatggacaaacatctcacagacagtgactgaagtggatATTTTACTGTCTGGACCAGAGAACATGACCAGagctgagttcttaaaatattcatgtaacatcacactggatccaaacacagcaaacacacatctgttattatctgatggaaacagaaaagtaacaaaCATGGGTCAACAACAATcttattctagtcacccagacagattcactAGTTACTGTCAggtcctgagtaaagagagtctgactggacgttgttactgggaggtggagaggagaggaggagaagttgATGTTGCAGTCTcatacaagaatatcagcagagcagggagctcatatgaatgtgtgtttggacGTAATGATAAATCTTGGGTGTTAGATTGTTCCAACAATGGTTATAACTTTTGGTACAACAAAGTCAAcactcctgtctcaggtcctcagtcctccagagtaggagtgtacctggatcacagagcaggtattctgtccttctacaacatctctgaaaccatgactctcctccacatagtccagaccacattcactcagcctctacatgctggactTTGGATTTATACTGGAtctgctgagttgtgtaaactgaaatag